Proteins from one Rosa chinensis cultivar Old Blush chromosome 7, RchiOBHm-V2, whole genome shotgun sequence genomic window:
- the LOC112180217 gene encoding structural maintenance of chromosomes protein 4 isoform X1, protein MRLNRVSELIHNSPNCQNIDGAGVSVHFQEIMDLDDGTFEAVPGSDFVITRVAYRDNSSKYYINDRSSNFTEVTKNLKGKGVDLDNNRFLILQGEVEQISLMKPKAQGSQDEGFLEYLEDIIGTSKYAQKIDESYQELESLNEKRSGVVQMVKLAEKERDGLEDGKNEAETYMLKELSLLKWQQQATKLAHEDTSAKMLDLQENITSLEENLNNDREKIQIETGQQTIKELRKAIQDSKKKYERHNKENETLCANFKEKEEKASLVQENYEETQKMIDEHKAVLDKAKSEYCNMKKTVYELRAWKDKAEFELEAMKKKSKDLKFEWKAYKDKLDKLQTALIKHMDQIQKDLVESEKVQATLADEHLNSCCDLQRAIETAALLEAQMKEMNPNLDSISEYQRKVSLYNEKVEDLSIITKQRDDIKRQYDELRKKRHVTFLFIFYGCMLCNI, encoded by the exons ATGCGACTTAACAGAGTTTCGGAGCTCATTCATAACTCCCCTAATTGCCAGAATATAGATGGTGCTGGAGTTTCTGTTCATTTCCAGGAGATCATGGATTTG GATGATGGGACGTTTGAAGCTGTTCCAGGAAGTGATTTTGTAATCACTAGGGTAGCGTATCGGGATAACTCCTCCAAGTATTACATCAATGATCGTTCAAGCAATTTCACTGAAGTTACCAAGAATCTGAAAGGGAAAGGAGTTGACCTGGACAACAATCGCTTCTTGATTCTTCAG GGTGAAGTTGAGCAGATCTCACTCATGAAGCCAAAAGCTCAAGGATCTCAGGATGAAGGCTTCCTCGAGTACCTTGAGGACATTATCGGGACCAGCAAATATGCCCAAAAAATTGATGAATCTTATCAAGA GCTAGAGTCCCTCAATGAGAAAAGATCCGGTGTCGTGCAAATGGTTAAGCTggcagagaaagaaagagatggCTTGGAG GATGGGAAGAATGAAGCGGAAACTTACATGCTGAAAGAGTTGTCACTTCTGAAGTGGCAACAGCAAGCCACAAAACTGGCTCATGAAGATACCTCTGCCAAAATGCTTGATCTACAGGAAAATATAACCAGCTTAGAAGAAAATCTGAACAACGATAG GGAGAAGATCCAGATTGAGACTGGCCAGCAAACTATAAAGGAGTTGAGGAAAGCGATTCAAGATTCAAAGAAGAAGTATGAACGACATAACAAGGAGAACGAAACGTTATGTGCCAATttcaaagaaaaggaagagaagGCATCTCTAGTTCAAGAGAACTACGAGGAAACACAGAAG ATGATTGATGAACATAAAGCTGTGTTGGATAAAGCAAAATCTGAGTATTGCAATATGAAAAAGACTGTGTATGAATTGCGGGCATGGAAG GATAAAGCTGAGTTTGAACTAGAAGCTATGAAGAAGAAATCCAAGGATCTGAAATTTGAGTGGAAGGCTTACAAGGACAAGCTTGATAAGTTGCAAACTGCCCTTATAAAGCATATGGATCA AATTCAGAAAGATTTAGTGGAATCTGAAAAGGTTCAAGCAACCTTGGCAGATGAACATCTTAATAGTTGTTGCGACCTTCAAAGGGCCATTGAAACGGCAGCACTTCTAGAAGCACAAATGAAAGAGATGAATCCAAATCTTGATTCAATCTCAGA GTACCAGAGAAAGGTCTCATTGTATAACGAAAAAGTGGAGGATCTGAGTATTATCACAAAACAGCGTGATGACATAAAGAGGCAGTATGATGAATTGAGAAAGAAGAGGCATGTCacatttttgtttatattttatggTTGCATGCTCTGTAATATTTGA
- the LOC112180217 gene encoding structural maintenance of chromosomes protein 4 isoform X2 has protein sequence MDLDDGTFEAVPGSDFVITRVAYRDNSSKYYINDRSSNFTEVTKNLKGKGVDLDNNRFLILQGEVEQISLMKPKAQGSQDEGFLEYLEDIIGTSKYAQKIDESYQELESLNEKRSGVVQMVKLAEKERDGLEDGKNEAETYMLKELSLLKWQQQATKLAHEDTSAKMLDLQENITSLEENLNNDREKIQIETGQQTIKELRKAIQDSKKKYERHNKENETLCANFKEKEEKASLVQENYEETQKMIDEHKAVLDKAKSEYCNMKKTVYELRAWKDKAEFELEAMKKKSKDLKFEWKAYKDKLDKLQTALIKHMDQIQKDLVESEKVQATLADEHLNSCCDLQRAIETAALLEAQMKEMNPNLDSISEYQRKVSLYNEKVEDLSIITKQRDDIKRQYDELRKKRHVTFLFIFYGCMLCNI, from the exons ATGGATTTG GATGATGGGACGTTTGAAGCTGTTCCAGGAAGTGATTTTGTAATCACTAGGGTAGCGTATCGGGATAACTCCTCCAAGTATTACATCAATGATCGTTCAAGCAATTTCACTGAAGTTACCAAGAATCTGAAAGGGAAAGGAGTTGACCTGGACAACAATCGCTTCTTGATTCTTCAG GGTGAAGTTGAGCAGATCTCACTCATGAAGCCAAAAGCTCAAGGATCTCAGGATGAAGGCTTCCTCGAGTACCTTGAGGACATTATCGGGACCAGCAAATATGCCCAAAAAATTGATGAATCTTATCAAGA GCTAGAGTCCCTCAATGAGAAAAGATCCGGTGTCGTGCAAATGGTTAAGCTggcagagaaagaaagagatggCTTGGAG GATGGGAAGAATGAAGCGGAAACTTACATGCTGAAAGAGTTGTCACTTCTGAAGTGGCAACAGCAAGCCACAAAACTGGCTCATGAAGATACCTCTGCCAAAATGCTTGATCTACAGGAAAATATAACCAGCTTAGAAGAAAATCTGAACAACGATAG GGAGAAGATCCAGATTGAGACTGGCCAGCAAACTATAAAGGAGTTGAGGAAAGCGATTCAAGATTCAAAGAAGAAGTATGAACGACATAACAAGGAGAACGAAACGTTATGTGCCAATttcaaagaaaaggaagagaagGCATCTCTAGTTCAAGAGAACTACGAGGAAACACAGAAG ATGATTGATGAACATAAAGCTGTGTTGGATAAAGCAAAATCTGAGTATTGCAATATGAAAAAGACTGTGTATGAATTGCGGGCATGGAAG GATAAAGCTGAGTTTGAACTAGAAGCTATGAAGAAGAAATCCAAGGATCTGAAATTTGAGTGGAAGGCTTACAAGGACAAGCTTGATAAGTTGCAAACTGCCCTTATAAAGCATATGGATCA AATTCAGAAAGATTTAGTGGAATCTGAAAAGGTTCAAGCAACCTTGGCAGATGAACATCTTAATAGTTGTTGCGACCTTCAAAGGGCCATTGAAACGGCAGCACTTCTAGAAGCACAAATGAAAGAGATGAATCCAAATCTTGATTCAATCTCAGA GTACCAGAGAAAGGTCTCATTGTATAACGAAAAAGTGGAGGATCTGAGTATTATCACAAAACAGCGTGATGACATAAAGAGGCAGTATGATGAATTGAGAAAGAAGAGGCATGTCacatttttgtttatattttatggTTGCATGCTCTGTAATATTTGA
- the LOC112176814 gene encoding serine/threonine-protein kinase-like protein CCR4: protein MASLIFSFILFLSSCLIPIHSLSTVSISETSNNQTLICSLTQQQSFLNCTSFPSGIRIPVSTDTSFTGLVGGYGFLCALRSGSSSSSSVMTCWRFSANGNNMSTKRIYTGPALKELRAGNSSVCGLVDGTNRLQCWQWHGFNSNTSHSNFSKSIAVGDKFVCGVSEIGEVTCTGSNTKVIDTKHIRGNYSHVSAGTNYACAISWSNGSLDCWGEMKGDKPQGKFTSLALGDNRSCGLRPNGTVVCWGEDGFSLPQSLRETSFTSIEAKSSVFCGVLSKNFSLYCWGNQVFDTQDNFLVFSAVKPGPCRRDCPLHSSLLPGYGNFCEQGYVVCQPCEWTTIVVQSVPGPTPQPPRESKWSKKMVAFLVVGCVGSSAFLLVCGYFVFKNCQIRGSRIHDSGRLDDIESQANQPGSGQLQSQRAQQPPVLEKRLSHLISLGANGGSLEEFSLPVLLEATNNFSEEHKIGTGSYGSVYYATLDDGNREVAIKRAESSASSSSVGGHTRRQEDNDSAFVNELESLSRLHHKNLVRLLGFYEDAKERILVYEYMNNGSLHDHLHKITISPLMSWSARIQVALDAARGIEYLHMYAVPPIIHRDIKSSNILLDDKWRAKVSDFGLSLMGPGEDECYLPQRAAGTFGYMDPEYYRLQQLTTKSDVYSFGVVLLELLSGYSAIHKNENGVPRNVVDFVIPYIVNDEIHRILDPKVPPPTPFEIEAVAYVGYLAADCVSLEGRDRPSMTEIASNLERALAYCLASPPSSRTESLT from the coding sequence ATGGCTTCCTTGATCTTCAGCTTCATCTTGTTCTTGTCTTCTTGCCTCATCCCTATTCATTCACTCTCCACAGTATCGATCTCTGAAACTTCCAATAATCAGACACTAATTTGTTCTCTGACCCAGCAACAATCTTTCCTCAACTGTACTAGTTTTCCGAGTGGGATTAGAATTCCTGTGAGCACAGACACTTCATTTACTGGCTTGGTTGGTGGGTATGGCTTTTTATGTGCTTTGCGGTCGGGgtcctcatcttcttcatcagtcATGACTTGCTGGAGGTTCTCTGCCAATGGGAATAACATGTCCACTAAGCGAATTTATACCGGTCCGGCCCTCAAGGAACTCAGAGCAGGAAACTCCAGTGTTTGCGGCCTAGTTGATGGGACTAATCGCCTCCAATGCTGGCAGTGGCATGGGTTCAATTCAAATACAAGTCACAGCAACTTCTCGAAGAGCATCGCAGTGGGAGACAAATTTGTCTGCGGAGTTTCAGAAATCGGAGAGGTAACTTGCACTGGAAGTAATACCAAAGTGATTGATACAAAGCATATAAGGGGTAATTACAGTCATGTAAGTGCAGggactaattatgcttgtgcaATCTCATGGAGTAATGGTAGTTTGGATTGTTGGGGAGAAATGAAGGGTGACAAACCACAAGGGAAGTTTACTTCCCTGGCCTTGGGCGACAACCGAAGCTGTGGCCTGAGGCCTAATGGAACAGTTGTTTGTTGGGGGGAAGATGGCTTCAGTTTGCCTCAAAGTTTAAGAGAGACTTCCTTCACCTCAATCGAAGCAAAAAGCAGCGTTTTCTGCGGGGTCTTGTCGAAGAATTTTTCCTTGTATTGCTGGGGAAACCAAGTGTTTGATACCCAAGACAATTTCTTGGTCTTCAGTGCTGTGAAGCCAGGGCCATGTAGAAGAGACTGCCCATTGCATAGCTCTCTATTACCAGGCTATGGCAACTTTTGTGAACAAGGATATGTAGTTTGTCAACCTTGTGAGTGGACAACTATAGTAGTTCAATCAGTGCCGGGGCCAACACCGCAACCACCGAGGGAGTCTAAGTGGAGCAAGAAAATGGTTGCTTTTCTTGTAGTGGGTTGTGTTGGGTCCTCAGCTTTCTTGTTGGTTTGTGGCTACTTTGTGTTCAAGAATTGCCAAATTAGAGGTTCCAGAATCCATGACTCGGGTCGATTGGATGATATCGAGAGCCAAGCTAATCAGCCTGGTTCAGGGCAACTCCAAAGCCAACGAGCTCAACAACCACCAGTGTTGGAGAAGCGGCTAAGCCACTTGATTAGCCTGGGAGCCAATGGAGGTTCATTGGAGGAATTTTCGTTGCCAGTGCTACTAGAGGCCACCAACAACTTCTCAGAAGAACACAAGATTGGGACAGGCAGCTATGGCTCAGTCTACTATGCCACATTAGATGATGGCAACCGTGAAGTGGCCATCAAGCGTGCCGAATCATCAGCGTCCTCATCATCTGTTGGCGGGCACACTAGGCGCCAAGAGGACAATGACAGTGCATTTGTGAATGAGCTTGAGTCTCTATCACGCCTACACCACAAGAATCTAGTTCGATTGTTGGGGTTTTACGAAGACGCAAAAGAGAGAATATTGGTGTATGAGTACATGAACAATGGTTCCCTTCACGACCATCTCCACAAGATCACAATTTCCCCTCTAATGTCATGGTCCGCACGCATTCAAGTGGCACTTGACGCGGCCAGAGGCATCGAATACCTCCACATGTACGCAGTCCCGCCAATCATACACCGCGACATCAAGTCATCCAACATATTGTTGGACGACAAGTGGAGAGCCAAGGTGTCTGATTTTGGCCTATCTTTGATGGGTCCCGGGGAAGACGAGTGCTACTTGCCGCAGCGTGCGGCTGGCACATTTGGTTACATGGACCCTGAGTATTATAGGCTGCAACAACTGACCACGAAAAGTGACGTGTACAGTTTCGGGGTAGTGTTGCTCGAGTTGCTGTCGGGGTATAGCGCGATTCATAAAAATGAGAACGGGGTGCCAAGAAATGTGGTGGATTTCGTAATACCGTATATTGTAAATGATGAAATTCACAGGATTTTGGACCCCAAGGTGCCGCCACCGACGCCATTTGAAATAGAGGCCGTGGCGTATGTGGGTTACTTAGCAGCAGACTGTGTGAGCCTAGAGGGCAGAGATAGGCCTTCCATGACTGAGATTGCAAGCAACTTGGAAAGAGCTTTAGCTTATTGTTTGGCATCGCCACCAAGTTCAAGAACCGAGTCTTTGACTTAG
- the LOC112180848 gene encoding uncharacterized protein LOC112180848, producing the protein MYFLGGDERQWEIVAMDEHLQKRWTTICSDHGVYFQASIVHMEPRPFPAEYLTKFEEVSNELFAYEMYQSLLKLEVVEVNSVDQLTFLIRLREKEPNWEFQLSIADETEHQAIEEMSEENNIIVRSD; encoded by the exons ATGTATTTCCTTGGTGGTGATGAGCGACAATGGGAGATCGTGGCCATGGACGAGCACTTGCAGAAGAGATGGACAACAATATGTTCTGATCATGGAGTGTATTTCCAGGCTAGTATTGTTCACATGGAGCCAAGGCCATTTCCAGCTGAGTACCTTACCAAGTTTGAAGAGGTTTCCAATGAGCTCTTTGCTTATGAGATGTATCAGTCCTTGTTGAAGCTGGAAGTTGTGGAGGTCAACTCTGTGGATCAACTGACTTTCCTCATTCGGCTCCGTGAGAAAGAGCCAAATTGGGAGTTTCAACTTTCCATTGCGGATGAAACAGAGCATCAAGCAATAGAGGAGATGTCAGAGGAGAATAACATCATTGTGAG gAGCGATTGA